The Oxyura jamaicensis isolate SHBP4307 breed ruddy duck chromosome 6 unlocalized genomic scaffold, BPBGC_Ojam_1.0 oxy6_random_OJ106634, whole genome shotgun sequence region CTCCCCGCGcagggctccccccccccccgccccccgccccgttGCCCCCCGGGCCGCCGGCCGTGCCTCACCGCGGACGCGGGCCGAGGGGTAGAGGCGCTGCGCCTTCAGCAGGAAGCGCCGGGCCCGCTCGGGCTGCCCGGCCTTGGCGGCCGCCAGCGCGATGCCGACGCAGCGCTCCGCCTCCTCCCGGTTCCCCTCCATGGCGCCCGGGCCCGGCGGGCGGCGCCGCCTGATGGCGTCACGGACAGGCCACGCCCCTCGCGACGAGGCCACGCCCCCCGTACCGAAACCGCGCCCCTCGCGCtaggccacgccccctcccGTATTGCCCCGAGTACGCGCGCACTACCGTaacacccctcccccccccaacgGCGCCCCCCAAAAAAGCACGCAGCTCCAGCACGTTAATGAAATCCCAGCTCATTAAGGGAATTAAGGGGACAAAGGAGACAACGGCGCCGCTAGGGCCGGGGCAGGGTGAAGTCCCAGGCGGTCTCCTGGGCGCACTTCCACATGGCGCGCATGAGGCGGGTGAAGCCCATGTCCTTGGGCTTCTCCAGGCCGCGCATCAGGCGCTGCTTCATGATGGCCACGAACTCCTTGTTGCTCAGCTCGCCGTTCCCTGGGGGCGAAGGGACAGAAGAACACGTTACAGGGGCCCGCAAGCCCACCACGACACCCCTCGGAGGGcggcagcccagccccagcccagcgctGTGTGCGGCCgagggcagcagcccagcctgaCACCACCCGCAGGGCCTGGCATCCCCCTCACCTCGGGGTCCCGCAACAGCTGGCCGCGCACGGCGGCTCAGCACGGTGTTGAGACCCCAGCCCCGCAGGAACGGGGCCCCACAGCGGGGCCCTGGCTCTTGGGGACAGAAAACCCACCACAGAGCCGATGCCCAGGGCACGCACTTGCAAGGAACAGGGCACGGAAGAAGTCcgaggggcagcagcccccaggaaACAACCCCCCAGCGCCAGCAGCTTCCCGGATCAAAGGGAGGTTATATTTAATGGATGactttctccatttcatttttttttcccctgcattgcATCCAATCAGGGCAGGGAAACTCCCCTGGAATAGCAGGAGGTGAGCAGAGCTCCCACCGGCTCTACGGGCTTTTGATGTGTGCCTCTAAGCAGCGACAGCAAGCCCTGAGCTCTGCGCCTGCTTTTCCCCCCAGCGCCTTCCTGATGGGGGATTTGTCAGGCAGCCACAAGCagttcctccccccccccaaagcttTGCTATCAGAATATTTAGCTGACCAGAAATATTTAGCTGGTCAGAAAACGCCACGGAATCAACTAAAAGAGATGCAGCAAAGGCACAAGGCAGCAGGTGGGGCTGAAGCCAAGGGGACAGCAGCCACGGGGCAGGGCTCGAGGCGGGCACTTCTCTGTCCTCGTAACTCGGACAGCCACCAGCACCGGGCAGCTTCCGCGGCTGATGCCCTTTCCCTGTATCTCCCCTCCTCAACTCTCGGGGCCATGAGTGCCACGGGAAGGCTGGCTCACTCACCGTCGCAGTCGAAGAGCGCGAACACCACGTCGCACACGTGGTCGGAGAGCTCCACCTTGGCCACCGTCCTGGCCACTTGCTGCATGGTCACTGCAAGAGAGCAAGGGCAGGCGGTGAGCACGACCCAAAGcccccagctgtgtccccatcccgcccagcaccaggctcctcggagccttcccctccctgccgcAGCAAACTGGGGTGCGGGGGGGCTGTCGGCAAGCACCCACGCGCTTTGGGTTCGAGGTCGATGGCGGGGTTACGCAGCATTTTCCCCATTTGGAGAACCTTTTCCCCATTGGGATTTTGTGCTGGCTGCATCGATCCGTAGGCGGGGAAGCCTCCAGGGTTTGATGCCATTAAGCGTGAGTTTTACACCTCAGAGGACATCTTTCTTTTACAGTCTCAGGTGTTACAGCCTCACACGAGCTCCTTCAAGGAGCCAGCGGGTGTTTTACACACGTGTAGGGTACAGCAGCTCTGGTTTTCCCTCCGGTGCCCAGAAGCACACCGTGAGCAACGCCTCACGGAGAGCTCAGGAGCAGGGCTCGAGGCTTTTTCCCAGCTGGGCTTTCTCCCCGCTGCTTTACACGGTGTCGGCATCAAGCAGACCTTGCCCTGAggctttccagagctgctgggctccagAAAGAAGAGAGCAGCGCGAAACCTCCCCAGGctttcctcctccagccacaGGACTCCTAGAGCGGcggctgaggctgcagcagaagtTCATTAATCGCACGTAATTAAGCAGCAATCGCACTGATTTACCAGCTGCGTGTAGACCTAAATACTCCAGGAACACATTCCGTGACCGGGCGGTTGCTGAATTACTGTGGGTGCTGAGAACACCGGGTTTGCTAGGCCGTTACCTCCTCGCGGCACGCTGCATAGCAGCAGCACATCCGTATCTCACGTGCAGCATCTCTCGCTCGTTTTTACTtctaaatgaaaggaaaaacccATCGGGTTCCTTTAACTTTAAGCCTTAAGATCTAAAGGGAAGGGCGCAGACGACTCCCCGAGAAGTCACAGCTCAGGAGGGCTGCGGACAGACGCAGGAGGAGATGTGACCCATCTGGCTTCCTGTGCCAGAACCTATCCAGGCCTTAAGACCCccacagcagcaacagctggGCAAATACTTGCTTCTGACACGTTTAATTTTGCAGCTGCCCGCATACATCAGCTCTGACTTCTGGACGACGGGGTATCTGAACAGAGCCGCTCTGGAGACTTCAACTCTCGGACGAGGAACCTAACGGGCTCCCGAGGGCAGAGCCGGGGAGGAAATTCGGGTGCCGCTGCTCGCGTTTCGgagcagaaatgcagcatttgGCTCTTAGCTCTAAACAAAGCCCCTTGCAAGAAAACTTCCTACAGGCCTGCTTGTCTTTTCCAACAACTTTTTCAAGTGCAttgtagaagaagaaaagccGCTGCTTGAGAGACTGGGATGAAGAAGAACCCCTGAACGCCTGGGCCCCGGCACCAGAGCTAGTGGTGTACCCACAGGTTGCTCTGCCTCTGCACACGCCTGACCCGAACGGCGCTGCTGAGGAGGTGTGTAGGGAcgtggttcagtgggtgacaatggcagcagggtgatggttggaccaggtgatattgaaggtcttttccaaccttcatgATTCTGTGGTACACCGATGAGGggctagagcctgagctggaaaacgtCATGTGGAACGTGTGGAACCAGGtagaggaggctgcagcttgCCAGGGCCTGCATTTTGGGCACCTAACCTTACCCATAGAAGTGGCCTGCAAGATGTCCCGGCAATAAAGAGCTCTTGCtgattctcaggggttgtgggagtgctgctttctggggggaatgggctaaagttgtgccaggggaggtttaggttggatattaggaagaacttctttaccgaaagggttgttaggcattgggatgggctgcccagggaagtggctgagtcaccatccctggaggtcttgagaagacgtttagatgtagagcttagggatctggtttagtggaggacgtggtagtgttaggtcagaggttgggctaggtgatcttggaggtctcttccaacccaggtgactctgtggttctgtgacCTGTTCAGACTGtatatttcatcatttttcacTCTATATGTAAAACGAGGGAAGTATAAAACCTGAAATCCCTCTTTAACCGTGCACTGCAGAAGTTAAACCTCTCATCACAGAGGAACTGTTCTCTCAGGACATTTTTAATCCATCGGACCGGGCTTGTTCGACCCCTCCCTAAACCCAAATACAAGCTGAGAGCCGTGCTGCCTGCCTACCTTTATCAAGAGAGGCTCCAGCCATGTGGTAAAAGCTCAACGCCGTGTCCACATCGTTTATGTTCTTCAGAAACGTGAAGAAGCTCTCCACCTCCTCAAACGTCAGCCCCTAGGACGGAGAAAAGAGGGACTTAGTGATGGGAAAAGGAGACTGTGACACTGCTCAGGTAACAAATGACAAAGGGACTCAACCACACGAGCTTGCAGCTGGGGTCCAGACACTGCTACAAGCAGGTTCGTGTAGGCAGACATGCCCGAGTGAGCTTTGCAGCTGGTGGCAGGACGCTGCAGGGCTGGATCTGTTTGCTCTGTTTTACTTGTACTGCGCTTGGGCTGCGAAATGCAGCAGCCgacagcagcaccaccaggagctgcagcatccAAACCGCTCCCTCGCGGCAGGAATAACCACCCAGCCCTCCTCTCGGGAGTGATCCATCAGCTCGTCAAGGGGAATTCGGGCTCAGCCTCCTCCTGTTCCACCCAGCGGGAGATGGATGTACTGAGATACTGAAAATCCTGACTGCAGAGCACAGCGGGGCTCCGTGGTGCGGATGGCAGAGCGCACACTTCAGCTGGGGCTGCCAAATGTAAATTTGTACCATCCCTTGTAGCCCTGCTCCGGCCGTTCCCAACGGCTTCCAGTCAGGGGAGAAGCAACCCAtccttttttttgaaatataactCATGTTTTTTGTGATCTCCCCCTACAGCCTCTGGAATTGTAAGCAGAAGAACTACAAT contains the following coding sequences:
- the LOC118157529 gene encoding calcium uptake protein 1, mitochondrial-like, with protein sequence MLLAYSGVQSKKLTVMLKQLKKQFQDGEGLTFEEVESFFTFLKNINDVDTALSFYHMAGASLDKVTMQQVARTVAKVELSDHVCDVVFALFDCDGNGELSNKEFVAIMKQRLMRGLEKPKDMGFTRLMRAMWKCAQETAWDFTLPRP